One part of the uncultured Bacteroides sp. genome encodes these proteins:
- the rpoB gene encoding DNA-directed RNA polymerase subunit beta, with the protein MSSNTVNQRVNFASIKNPFGYPDFLEVQLKSFKDFLQLDTPPEKRKNEGLYKVFAENFPIADTRNNFVLEFLDYYIDPPRYTIDDCIERGLTYSVPLKAKLKLYCTDPDHEDFDTVIQDVFLGPIPYMTDKATFVINGAERVVVSQLHRSPGVFFGQSVHANGTKLYSARIIPFKGSWIEFATDINNVMYAYIDRKKKLPVTTLLRAIGFEKDKDILEIFDLAEDIKVNKSNLKKIVGRKLAARVLKTWVEDFVDEDTGEVVSIERNEVIIDRETILEQEHIDEILESGVQSILVHKDEPNQSDYSIIYNTLQKDPSNSEKEAVLYIYRQLRNADPADDTSAREVINNLFFSEKRYDLGEVGRYRINKKLDLSTSMDVKVLTKEDIIEIIKYLIELINSKAIVDDIDHLSNRRVRTVGEQLSNQFAIGLARMSRTIRERMNVRDNEVFTPIDLINAKTISSVINTFFGTNALSQFMDQTNPLAEITHKRRMSALGPGGLSRERAGFEVRDVHYTHYGRLCPIETPEGPNIGLISSLCVYAKINDLGFIETPYRKVTESKVDFSSEGLTYLTAEEEEGKIIAQGNAPVDDDGKFINSRINSRQDADFPVVEPSEVELMDVAPQQIASIAASLIPFLEHDDANRALMGSNMMRQAVPLLKCESPIVGTGIEKQLVEDSRTQIAAEGDGVIEFVDATVIKVLYDKTEDEEFVSFESALKEYKLPKFRKTNQNMTIDLRPICSKGQRVKAGDILTEGYSTQNGELALGKNLLVAFMPWKGYNYEDAIVLNERVVREDLLTSVHVEEYALEVRETKRGMEELTADIPNVSEEATKDLDENGIVRIGARIQPGDILIGKITPKGESDPSPEEKLLRAIFGDKAGDVKDASLKASPSLKGVIIDKRLFSRVVKNRSSKLADKALLPKIDDEFEAKADNLKSILIEKLLTLTEGKASQGVKDYLGADVIAKGAPFTATVLGNLDYTAIQLSKWTADAHKNEMIRDLILNYLKKYKELDAELKRKKFSITIGDELPAGIIQMAKVYIAKKRKISVGDKMAGRHGNKGIVSRIVRQEDMPFLADGTPVDICLNPLGVPSRMNLGQIFETVLGWAGKELGVKFATPIFDGATLESITEWTDKAGVPRFGKSYLYDGGTGDRFDQPATVGVIYMLKLGHMVEDKMHARSIGPYSLITQQPLGGKAQFGGQRFGEMEVWALEAFGASHILQEILTIKSDDVVGRSKAYEAIVKGDPMPQPGIPESLNVLLHELRGLGLSINLE; encoded by the coding sequence ATGTCTTCAAATACTGTAAATCAAAGAGTTAATTTTGCTTCTATCAAAAATCCATTCGGATATCCTGATTTCTTAGAAGTACAATTGAAGTCATTCAAAGACTTTCTACAATTAGATACCCCGCCAGAAAAGCGTAAAAATGAGGGATTGTACAAAGTATTTGCTGAAAACTTCCCTATAGCCGACACAAGAAATAATTTTGTTCTTGAGTTTTTGGACTACTATATTGATCCGCCAAGATATACAATCGATGATTGTATAGAGCGTGGATTAACTTATAGTGTTCCTTTAAAAGCAAAGCTCAAGTTATACTGCACTGACCCAGATCATGAAGACTTTGACACTGTTATTCAAGACGTGTTCCTTGGTCCAATTCCATATATGACGGATAAAGCAACATTCGTTATTAATGGTGCAGAACGAGTTGTTGTGTCTCAGCTTCACCGTTCACCAGGCGTCTTTTTCGGTCAAAGCGTCCATGCAAACGGTACAAAACTTTATTCAGCTCGTATAATACCATTCAAAGGTTCTTGGATTGAATTCGCAACAGACATTAATAATGTGATGTATGCGTATATCGATCGTAAGAAAAAATTGCCCGTAACAACATTATTAAGAGCAATAGGCTTTGAAAAAGACAAAGATATTCTTGAAATATTTGATCTTGCAGAAGATATTAAAGTAAACAAGAGTAATCTTAAAAAAATTGTTGGCAGAAAACTTGCAGCTAGAGTATTAAAGACTTGGGTAGAAGATTTCGTAGATGAAGACACAGGTGAAGTTGTGTCAATCGAACGTAATGAAGTTATTATAGATCGTGAGACTATACTAGAACAAGAACATATTGACGAAATTCTGGAATCAGGTGTTCAAAGTATTCTAGTACATAAAGATGAGCCGAATCAATCTGATTATTCAATTATATATAATACACTTCAGAAAGACCCTAGTAACTCAGAAAAAGAAGCTGTATTATACATATATAGACAGCTACGTAATGCAGATCCTGCAGATGATACTAGTGCTCGAGAAGTTATCAATAATCTGTTCTTCTCTGAAAAAAGATATGATTTAGGTGAAGTTGGTAGATATAGGATTAATAAGAAATTAGATCTTTCTACCAGCATGGATGTCAAAGTATTGACAAAAGAAGATATTATAGAAATCATTAAATATTTAATTGAGTTAATAAACTCAAAGGCAATAGTTGATGATATCGACCATTTAAGTAATAGACGTGTACGAACAGTTGGAGAGCAGTTATCAAATCAGTTTGCAATTGGTCTAGCTCGTATGTCTCGTACAATTCGTGAAAGAATGAATGTAAGAGATAATGAAGTTTTCACTCCAATAGACTTGATTAATGCAAAGACAATTTCTTCTGTTATTAATACTTTCTTTGGAACAAACGCTTTGTCTCAATTCATGGACCAAACGAATCCATTGGCTGAAATAACTCATAAAAGACGTATGTCTGCCCTTGGTCCTGGTGGTCTATCTCGTGAACGAGCAGGATTTGAGGTTCGTGACGTTCACTATACACATTATGGTCGTCTCTGCCCTATTGAGACTCCTGAAGGTCCAAACATCGGTTTGATTTCATCATTGTGTGTATATGCTAAAATTAATGATCTTGGGTTTATAGAAACTCCATATAGAAAAGTTACTGAAAGCAAAGTAGACTTCTCTTCAGAAGGACTCACATACTTAACTGCAGAAGAAGAAGAAGGAAAAATTATTGCTCAGGGAAATGCTCCAGTAGATGATGATGGAAAATTTATCAACAGTAGAATTAATAGTCGCCAAGATGCTGATTTTCCTGTTGTTGAACCTTCTGAAGTTGAATTAATGGATGTAGCACCTCAACAGATTGCATCAATTGCCGCATCACTTATTCCTTTCTTGGAACATGATGATGCTAATCGTGCATTAATGGGATCTAACATGATGCGCCAAGCAGTTCCATTGCTTAAATGCGAATCACCTATTGTAGGTACAGGTATAGAAAAGCAACTAGTTGAAGATTCACGCACACAAATTGCTGCCGAAGGTGATGGTGTTATTGAATTTGTTGACGCAACCGTCATTAAAGTTCTTTATGACAAAACTGAAGATGAGGAATTTGTAAGTTTTGAAAGTGCTTTAAAAGAATACAAATTACCTAAATTCCGAAAGACTAACCAAAACATGACAATTGACCTTCGTCCTATTTGTTCAAAAGGACAAAGAGTCAAAGCAGGAGATATCTTAACAGAAGGTTACTCTACACAAAATGGAGAGCTAGCTCTTGGAAAGAATCTTTTGGTAGCATTCATGCCATGGAAAGGATATAATTATGAGGATGCGATCGTTTTAAATGAAAGAGTTGTTCGCGAAGACTTACTAACATCTGTACACGTTGAAGAATACGCCTTAGAGGTTCGTGAAACAAAACGTGGTATGGAAGAATTAACTGCTGATATTCCAAATGTTAGTGAAGAAGCCACAAAAGACCTTGATGAAAACGGAATTGTACGTATTGGTGCAAGAATCCAACCAGGAGATATACTTATTGGTAAAATCACACCAAAAGGTGAATCAGATCCTTCTCCAGAAGAGAAACTTCTTAGAGCCATCTTTGGAGATAAAGCTGGTGATGTTAAAGATGCATCTTTAAAAGCTTCTCCTTCTCTGAAAGGTGTCATTATAGATAAAAGACTCTTCTCTCGAGTGGTTAAAAATAGGAGCTCTAAATTAGCTGACAAAGCTTTATTACCAAAAATTGATGATGAATTTGAAGCTAAAGCTGATAATTTGAAATCAATTTTAATAGAAAAACTTCTGACTTTAACAGAAGGAAAAGCATCACAAGGAGTAAAAGACTACTTAGGCGCAGATGTTATTGCAAAAGGGGCACCTTTTACAGCAACAGTTCTTGGCAATCTTGACTATACTGCTATCCAGTTAAGCAAGTGGACTGCAGATGCTCATAAGAATGAAATGATTCGTGACTTGATTCTTAACTATTTGAAAAAATACAAAGAATTAGACGCTGAATTAAAACGTAAGAAGTTCAGTATCACTATTGGTGATGAACTGCCAGCCGGAATTATCCAAATGGCTAAAGTTTATATCGCTAAAAAACGTAAGATTAGCGTAGGTGATAAAATGGCAGGACGACATGGTAATAAAGGTATCGTATCTAGAATTGTAAGACAAGAAGATATGCCATTCCTTGCAGACGGTACTCCTGTAGACATTTGCCTTAACCCATTAGGTGTACCATCTCGTATGAACTTAGGACAGATTTTTGAAACTGTTCTTGGATGGGCAGGTAAAGAACTAGGTGTTAAATTTGCGACTCCAATTTTTGATGGTGCTACACTAGAAAGCATAACAGAATGGACAGACAAAGCAGGTGTACCTCGCTTCGGTAAAAGCTACCTTTATGACGGTGGTACTGGTGATCGTTTTGACCAACCAGCTACAGTTGGTGTAATTTACATGCTTAAGTTGGGGCACATGGTTGAAGATAAGATGCATGCACGTTCTATTGGACCATACTCATTAATCACTCAAC